The following are encoded in a window of Fulvia fulva chromosome 7, complete sequence genomic DNA:
- a CDS encoding PARP-type zinc finger-containing protein → MSGNYRVEIAKQGRAGCTATDCKKENVKIGKGEIRVGVTVVFQEHTSWKWRHWGCVTPTMLHNWKEKTEGDEDLIDGLEEIPEEIQEKVKRALEHEHVDDDDWKGDAEMNRYNPDKPMQGMFVKQLAKKKKSDDDEDEDDTTTKKPAPKKRARKAANEENDEDEAPPPKKARGKKVKAEDEEAAEAPPAKKPRARKSKAEDPVDEEAEPAPAKKKGRKPKDSQPDEAGEEAEAHTAEKPKAAPKKGRGKKAAAPPADVADDLDDVPEKPAAKPKRKGRSTKATAVAEDDE, encoded by the exons ATGTCGGGCAATTATCGCGTTG AGATCGCCAAGCAAGGCCGCGCAGGATGTACCGCCACCGACTGCAAGAAGGAAAATGTCAAGATCGGCAAGG GCGAGATCAGGGTAGGCGTCACAGTCGTGTTCCAGGAGCACACCAGCTGGAAGTGGCGGCATTG GGGCTGTGTCACGCCCACCATGCTGCACAATTGGAAGGAGAAGACCGAGGGCGACGAGGATTTAATTGATGGACTTGAAGAGATTCCCGAGGAAATCCAGGAAAAGGTCAAGCGGGCTCTGGAACACGAGCATGTTGACGACGATGACTGGAAGGGC GATGCCGAGATGAATCGCTACAACCCGGACAAGCCGATGCAGGGCATGTTCGTGAAGCAGTTAgcgaagaagaagaagtcaGAT GACGATGAGGACGAGGACGACACTACTACCAAGAAGCCAGCTCCGAAAAAGCGCGCTCGCAAGGCTGCCAACGAGGAAAATGATGAGGATGAGGCACCCCCACCCAAGAAAGCTCGCGGCAAGAAGGTCAAGGCTGAAGACGAAGAGGCGGCAGAAGCACCGCCAGCGAAGAAGCCCAGAGCACGCAAATCCAAGGCCGAAGACCCAGTCGACGAGGAAGCTGAGCCGGCTCCGGCTAAGAAGAAAGGCAGGAAGCCGAAGGACAGCCAACCCGACGAAGCAGGCGAAGAGGCCGAAGCTCACACGGCTGAGAAGCCGAAGGCCGCTCCCAAGAAGGGTCGTGGCAAGAAAGCAGCAGCACCTCCTGCTGATGTCGCGGACGATCTTGACGATGTGCCGGAGAAGCCCGCAGCGAAGCCAAAGCGCAAGGGTAGATCCACCAAGGCTACTGCCGTCGCGGAGGACGACGAGTAG
- a CDS encoding Transcription initiation factor IIB, translating to MAQVLSPGAVPEPVRQLPKEEEWRENLSVRLTCKDCRTDPPELYEDHASGDLICAECGLVLQERGIDTSSEWRTFSNDDQGNDDPSRVGDGPNALLNGAQLNTSIAFGDGGMRSKELHRAQNKANLDKGNKSLLVAYKQIGALCDGWELPNSVSDTAKHLYKDADESRVFKGKSQEALIAGCVFLACRRNNVPRSFREVMELTKVSKKEIGRTFKMLETYLMSKEKERQANGGNTGMLPGGTVVFNEGYKGSTTSDPSEMCARWCSQLNMSQHASNVAIEIASNMTKSGALAGRSPLSAAAACIYMAGHLMDEIKSAKEVQSVAKVSDSTIRHAYKLLWTDRAKLITDDIVARGANTSKLPKPA from the coding sequence ATGGCACAAGTCCTGTCGCCGGGCGCTGTTCCCGAACCAGTCCGCCAACTGCCCAAGGAAGAAGAGTGGCGCGAGAATCTGAGCGTGAGGCTCACCTGCAAGGACTGTCGCACAGATCCCCCCGAGCTGTACGAAGACCATGCGAGTGGTGACCTGATCTGCGCCGAGTGCGGCCTCGTCCTGCAAGAGCGCGGCATCGACACCAGCTCCGAGTGGCGCACATTCTCGAACGACGATCAAGGTAACGACGATCCGAGTCGTGTTGGTGACGGCCCAAATGCCCTACTCAACGGCGCCCAGCTGAACACCTCCATCGCCTTTGGTGATGGCGGCATGCGCAGCAAGGAACTCCACCGGGCCCAAAACAAGGCGAACCTCGACAAGGGCAACAAGTCACTCCTCGTGGCTTACAAGCAGATCGGAGCTCTGTGCGACGGCTGGGAGCTGCCTAACAGTGTCTCCGACACCGCCAAGCATCTGTACAAGGACGCCGATGAGAGTCGAGTCTTCAAAGGCAAGAGCCAGGAGGCACTCATCGCCGGATGTGTCTTCCTCGCCTGTCGCCGCAACAACGTCCCACGTTCTTTCCGCGAAGTCATGGAGTTGACCAAGGTGAGCAAGAAGGAGATTGGCCGTACCTTTAAGATGTTGGAGACCTACCTCATGAGTAAGGAGAAGGAGCGACAGGCGAACGGTGGCAACACCGGCATGCTTCCTGGTGGGACTGTCGTCTTCAACGAAGGCTACAAGGGCTCTACCACGTCTGATCCTTCCGAGATGTGTGCTCGCTGGTGCAGTCAGCTCAACATGAGCCAGCATGCTTCCAACGTCGCCATCGAGATTGCCAGCAACATGACCAAGTCTGGTGCTCTTGCTGGTCGCTCACCTCTCTCCGCCGCGGCCGCTTGCATCTACATGGCTGGCCATCTCATGGATGAGATCAAGAGCGCCAAAGAGGTGCAGAGTGTTGCAAAGGTCAGCGACAGCACCATCCGCCATGCCTACAAGCTGCTCTGGACCGACCGTGCCAAGCTCATCACTGATGACATTGTGGCACGTGGTGCAAACACATCGAAGCTGCCTAAGCCAGCTTAG
- a CDS encoding Esterase — protein sequence MEAGWPLIKFLFPQVPSMSWAATQNALGLTDTSKFWDTRTAVTVHVLRSLMSSEGKKEIPSISKIQKGTLRDPGVKGKTWVATATIAKPPQEEGDLREAIFAAVDAMKKEEVTYTKPECEDIEVEWTGHKPNAANGEPLPDISEEEKYKRMMAEPTRTSETTMLYFHGGAYYLCDPRTHRALTSRLAKESNGRVCSVRYRLAPQTAFPGQLIDALMVYLSLLYPPPGSMHAAVPAEHIVLGGDSAGGNLSFGLLQLLLQMQRSASGAVPVVRFRGRDVHVPLPAGVSANSGWFDISRAMPSLEHNAKYDYLPPATHDDAVSRFPKDSIWPTTPPRGDLFCDLSLLDHPLASLVLAESWENSPPLWMCTGYEMLADEDCLVASRAAQQGVKVQFEQYEAMPHCFAMLIPHLESSNACVRNWGDWARRCVETPGQMGTSGRLVHARPGKEDQRVDVERMPSVNYDEAWGLVKAAKLKRLVGWEKEGKGMPKAAL from the coding sequence ATGGAGGCAGGTTGGCCATTAATAAAGTTCCTCTTCCCTCAGGTCCCGTCTATGAGCTGGGCAGCGACACAGAATGCCTTGGGATTGACAGACACGTCGAAGTTCTGGGACACTCGGACAGCGGTCACCGTCCATGTCTTGCGATCACTCATGAGCAGCGAGGGGAAGAAGGAGATTCCGTCGATATCGAAGATTCAGAAAGGCACACTACGAGATCCAGGCGTTAAGGGAAAGACATGGGTCGCCACGGCCACGATTGCGAAGCCGCCGCAAGAGGAGGGTGATTTGAGGGAGGCGATATTCGCGGCCGTCGATGCGatgaagaaggaggaggtcACGTATACCAAGCCGGAGTGTGAGGATATCGAGGTGGAGTGGACGGGGCATAAGCCCAATGCTGCCAACGGGGAGCCTTTGCCGGATATCAGTGAGGAGGAGAAGTACAAGCGTATGATGGCTGAGCCGACCAGGACGAGCGAGACGACGATGCTCTACTTCCACGGTGGAGCATACTACCTTTGCGACCCTCGAACACATCGCGCACTCACCAGCCGTCTGGCGAAAGAGAGCAACGGCCGCGTCTGCTCAGTCCGCTACCGCCTCGCACCACAAACAGCATTCCCCGGCCAACTCATCGACGCCCTCATGGTCTACCTCTCCCTCCTCTATCCTCCACCCGGCAGCATGCACGCCGCAGTCCCCGCCGAACACATCGTCCTAGGTGGCGACAGCGCAGGCGGAAACCTCTCCTTCGGCCTCCTCCAACTGCTCCTCCAAATGCAACGCTCAGCCTCCGGCGCAGTCCCCGTCGTGAGATTCCGCGGCCGCGACGTCCACGTCCCTCTCCCCGCCGGCGTCTCCGCCAACTCCGGCTGGTTCGACATCTCCCGCGCCATGCCCTCCCTCGAACACAACGCAAAATACGACTACCTCCCTCCCGCCACGCATGATGACGCAGTCTCCCGCTTCCCTAAAGACTCCATCTGGCCCACCACCCCTCCGCGAGGAGACCTCTTCTGCGACCTCTCCCTCCTAGACCACCCCCTCGCCTCCCTAGTCCTCGCCGAATCCTGGGAGAACTCCCCACCACTATGGATGTGCACTGGCTACGAAATGCTCGCAGACGAAGACTGCCTCGTCGCGAGCCGCGCCGCGCAGCAGGGCGTGAAAGTACAATTCGAGCAGTACGAGGCTATGCCACATTGCTTCGCCATGTTGATCCCGCATTTAGAGTCGAGCAATGCGTGTGTGAGGAATTGGGGCGACTGGGCGAGGCGGTGTGTGGAGACGCCGGGGCAGATGGGGACGAGTGGGAGGCTGGTGCATGCGAGGCCGGGGAAGGAGGATCAGAGGGTCGATGTGGAGAGGATGCCGAGTGTTAATTATGATGAGGCTTGGGGGCTGGTGAAGGCGGCGAAGTTGAAGAGGTTGGTCGGGTGGGAGAAGGAGGGGAAGGGGATGCCGAAGGCTGCATTGTGA
- a CDS encoding Inositol hexakisphosphate and diphosphoinositol-pentakisphosphate kinase yields the protein MNSMAPLSRQTSQDSVRSHSSGHHLSAGAAPSTRKGRFADLDTTQGETDRASLSMPPSIHNPKFRYQDLSRRSSRMSESVHHQAPASSSHHENTTAASASAMAEPEEVAAKLEAVRNRATSDIPSAVRRSEPDLDSNRMSFSSLYGSGRSALASGPSSVGGGSDDAKHDGTTTATQNLSVMTQSQNGALSPSLTGLLEAPKAQHSTSMPPPNTVSPPSPAPTSSRQGRTIRGRTPGNSRRVSTSNPNSVSHSTERSHMSNPNKIGTIGICALDAKARSKPSRNILNRLVGKDNEFDVIIFGDKVILDENVENWPVCDFLICFFSDGFPLHKAIAYVKLRRPFCVNDVPMQTILWDRRMCLMILDKLGVPTPPRLEVNRDGGPVADTAEIAARVKQMTGVELVGSADGRGGGMPKPEDVHMEDENDTLVVDGKKLRKPFVEKPTSGEDHNINIYYPKSQGGGGRRLFRKVNNKSSEKDDNLVIPKAVSEPHESYIYEQFLKVENAEDVKAYTVGPDFCHAETRKSPVVDGLVKRNPNGKEIRYVTTLTKEEQVMAAKIATGFGQRVCGFDLLRVQDADCSLQSYVIDVNGWSFVKDNNEYYDQCAKILKAMFQRERIRWEGTATPSESDDMEKRGMFPPPSLSDKDGLSVRKPTTSKDKELPGAHRNALKSVLRSRSISQLRDSVHQAAHKVGHPHSIQSPSGTTSPLSSPAAQRDLEPQPSFQGCPHTIPRSVNEDHVLPPPAVPPQPEDGTSEDHERPQSTDLDSLAHSEPPAPFPLPAPKSQWKLKGMVAVIRHADRTPKQKFKFTFHTKPFVDLLKGHKEEVLLVGEAALNSVQVAVRQAMAEGVEDMNKLRTLQNALAKKGAWAGTKVQIKPMFKKPKGEDKDDEKKDKGKDKESGEDKKQKKEKRDSIPMVDDPEELEKWQKQVSGDEGSKPMEFPQDDHAGPDGARAQHRSDSLGEVTMSRATATEQNLVLDKLQLVMKWGGEPTHSARYQATDLGENMRNDLLLMNRQVLEDVSIYTSSERRVTTSAQIFAAAFLEQKDIDNDQILVRKDLLDDSNAAKDEMDKVKKKLKGLLRQGHQAPSQFAWPKDGTPEPYQVARRVVELMKFHRRVMRNNFSKLQSSEAVNSLEKISKSPAVNTGNDASTPVGGPSGNSTDEKAAAIQPRWCTGEDAELFKERWEKLFNEFVDAEKVDPSKISELYDTMKFDALHNRQFLEWVFTPSTAILAEEDELEVGSRLKRTESTEAREEFRHTHEGQVPTHEDTPTASDAPAKATSNSDMESLQLPPPKRTDTMASQETANTKEGKEKQTLTQRLGLRRKSADLMTAVNRTLAPQDDPSVSYFNLYKGMVPANQSKVKCDERLEKLNELYNLCKILFDFIGPQEYGITDSEKLEIGLLTSLPLLKEIVKDLEEVQASDDAKSFIYFTKESHIYTLLNCILEGGVQTKIARNAIPELDYLSQICFELYESENSPHDIDPENPDSNFNYSIRITISPGCHTFDPLDVQLDSKHCIGCAPRRSLTTHGEWKEVLETLRAKFHTVKLPRSFTAVNLSEKHPQEFVADPQEGAMAEPELGEAIERVRIEAKGNAPIAPAH from the exons ATGAACAGCATGGCGCCTTTGTCGCGTCAAACATCACAGGACTCGGTGCGCTCACACTCCTCGGGCCATCACCTCTCAGCAGGCGCGGCACCGTCGACACGCAAAGGCCGCTTTGCAGACCTCGACACAACACAGGGCGAGACGGACCGGGCCAGTCTGTCCATGCCGCCGTCCATCCACAATCCAAAATTTCGCTACCAAGATCTGAGCCGGCGATCGTCGAGGATGTCGGAGAGTGTACATCACCAAGCTCCTGCTAGCAGCAGCCACCACGAAAACACTACAGCTGCTAGTGCTTCTGCTATGGCGGAGCCGGAAGAAGTCGCGGCCAAGCTGGAGGCTGTGAGGAATCGTGCGACCTCTGACATTCCCAGCGCAGTCAGAAGATCCGAACCAGACCTCGACTCCAACAGAATGTCCTTCTCCTCACTGTATGGCAGCGGCAGGAGCGCGTTGGCAAGCGGGCCAAGCAGTGTTGGAGGCGGCTCTGACGATG CAAAGCACGATGGCACTACCACCGCCACCCAGAACCTCTCCGTGATGACGCAGAGCCAGAATGGGGCACTGTCTCCCTCACTGACAGGCTTGCTCGAAGCGCCGAAAGCACAGCACTCTACCTCGATGCCCCCGCCGAATACCGTTTCCCCTCCTTCGCCGGCACCGACATCCTCGCGACAAGGGAGAACAATTCGCGGTCGTACGCCTGGCAACTCTAGGCGCGTGTCGACGAGCAACCCGAACAGTGTATCGCACTCAACCGAGCGATCACATATGAGCAATCCCAACAAGATTGGGACAATCGGTATTTGCGCACTGGACGCAAAAGCAAGGAGCAAGCCTTCTCGCAACATTCTGAACAGGCTTGTTGGGAAAGACAACGAGTTCGATGTCATCATCTTCGGCGACAAGGTCATTCTGGACGAGAACGTGGAGAATTGGCCCGTCTGCGATTTCCTGATTTGCTTCTTCAGCGATGGGTTTCCCCTACATAAAGCAATTGCATATGTCAAGCTGCGCCGTCCGTTTTGCGTAAATGATGTACCTATGCAGACAATCCTGTGGGACAGACGCATGTGCTTAATGATACTGGATAAACTTGGTGTGCCCACACCGCCTAGACTCGAAGTCAATCGGGACGGTGGTCCTGTAGCAGATACAGCTGAAATTGCTGCTCGTGTCAAGCAAATGACCGGTGTTGAGTTGGTCGGATCAGCCGACGGCCGAGGCGGCGGTATGCCAAAGCCTGAGGATGTGCACATGGAGGATGAGAATGACACTCTGGTCGTGGATGGCAAGAAGCTTCGCAAGCCCTTTGTCGAGAAGCCCACGAGCGGAGAGGACCACAACATTAACATTTACTATCCCAAGTCGCAGGGTGGCGGAGGACGACGTCTGTTCAGAAAGGTGAACAACAAGTCCAGCGAGAAGGACGACAATCTGGTGATACCCAAAGCTGTCTCCGAACCCCACGAGTCATACATCTATGAGCAGTTCTTAAAGGTCGAAAATGCGGAAGACGTCAAGGCTTATACTGTTGGTCCTGACTTCTGCCACGCGGAGACTCGAAAGTCACCAGTCGTGGATGGCTTGGTTAAGCGCAACCCAAACGGAAAGGAAATCCGATATGTTACAACGTTAACCAAGGAGGAACAAGTGATGGCGGCTAAGATTGCAACTGGATTTGGGCAACGTGTATGTGGCTTTGACTTGCTGCGTGTGCAGGACGCCGATTGCTCGCTTCAAAGCTACGTTATCGATGTCAACGGCTGGAGCTTCGTCAAGGACAATAACGAGTACTACGACCAGTGTGCTAAGATTTTGAAGGCCATGTTCCAGCGAGAGCGCATTCGCTGGGAAGGTACGGCAACGCCAAGCGAAAGCGATGATATGGAGAAACGAGGCATGTTTCCTCCACCCTCACTTTCAGACAAAGACGGCCTATCGGTCAGAAAGCCGACCACGAGCAAGGACAAGGAGCTGCCTGGTGCACATCGCAATGCTCTTAAGAGCGTGTTGCGAAGCAGAAGCATTTCTCAGCTTCGCGACAGTGTGCATCAAGCGGCGCACAAAGTGGGTCATCCTCATTCTATACAAAGCCCAAGTGGCACGACCAGCCCGCTGTCATCACCGGCGGCTCAAAGAGACCTTGAGCCCCAACCTTCGTTCCAAGGCTGCCCTCACACGATACCTCGTTCAGTCAACGAAGATCATGTCCTGCCGCCACCTGCCGTGCCACCGCAGCCAGAGGACGGTACTTCTGAAGATCATGAGCGTCCACAGTCTACAGATCTTGACTCACTAGCCCATTCGGAGCCGCCTGCTCCGTTCCCGTTGCCGGCACCGAAGAGCCAGTGGAAGCTGAAGGGCATGGTCGCTGTCATTCGCCATGCCGATCGTACACCGAAGCAAAAGTTCAAGTTCACTTTTCACACCAAGCCTTTCGTAGACCTGTTGAAAGGGCACAAGGAAGAAGTGTTGTTGGTGGGTGAAGCAGCACTGAACAGTGTTCAGGTCGCAGTCCGACAGGCTATGGCTGAGGGCGTTGAAGATATGAACAAGCTCCGTACCCTACAGAATGCTTTGGCAAAGAAGGGTGCATGGGCTGGTACGAAGGTGCAAATCAAGCCAATGTTCAAGAAGCCGAAGGGTGAAGACAAGGACGATGAGAAGAAGGATAAGGGCAAAGACAAGGAGTCTGGAGAGGACAAGAAGCAAAAGAAGGAGAAGCGAGACAGTATTCCAATGGTTGACGACCCAGAAGAGCTTGAAAAATGGCAGAAGCAGGTTTCAGGAGACGAAGGCTCCAAGCCCATGGAGTTCCCCCAGGACGATCATGCGGGTCCAGATGGCGCAAGAGCTCAGCATCGTAGCGATTCGCTTGGTGAGGTGACGATGTCCCGAGCGACTGCCACTGAGCAGAACCTCGTGCTCGATAAGCTTCAACTTGTCATGAAGTGGGGTGGTGAGCCAACTCATTCTGCCAGGTACCAAGCGACGGATCTCGGTGAGAACATGCGCAACGACTTGCTGCTCATGAATCGACAAGTCCTCGAGGACGTCTCGATCTACACTTCTTCCGAGCGACGTGTGACTACCAGTGCGCAGATCTTCGCAGCTGCATTCTTGGAGCAAAAGGACATCGATAACGACCAGATACTGGTCAGGAAAGACTTGCTTGACGACTCGAATGCTGCCAAAGACGAGATGGATAAGGTCAAGAAGAAGCTCAAAGGTTTGCTGCGTCAAGGCCACCAAGCACCCAGCCAGTTCGCATGGCCGAAGGATGGGACGCCAGAACCCTATCAAGTGGCGCGCAGGGTGGTGGAGCTGATGAAGTTTCACCGAAGAGTGATGCGGAACAACTTCTCGAAGCTGCAGAGCTCGGAAGCAGTAAACTCGTTGGAGAAGATATCAAAGAGCCCGGCAGTGAACACTGGCAATGATGCTTCGACCCCTGTCGGTGGTCCTAGCGGTAACTCGACCGACGAGAAGGCTGCTGCGATTCAGCCCAGATGGTGCACTGGAGAAGATGCCGAGCTGTTCAAAGAACGGTGGGAGAAGCTGTTCAACGAGTTTGTGGATGCCGAGAAGGTTGATCCTAGCAAGATCAGCGAGCTCTACGACACCATGAAGTTCGATGCGCTGCATAACCGACAGTTCCTGGAGTGGGTCTTCACGCCAAGCACGGCGATACTGGCTGAAGAAGATGAGCTCGAGGTGGGATCGAGACTGAAGCGAACCGAGAGCACAGAAGCTCGCGAGGAATTCAGACATACCCATGAAGGGCAAGTGCCAACACATGAAGACACGCCGACAGCATCAGATGCGCCAGCAAAGGCCACATCGAACAGCGACATGGAAAGCCTGCAACTACCACCACCCAAGCGAACTGATACGATGGCAAGCCAGGAGACCGCAAACACGAAAGAGGGCAAGGAGAAACAGACTTTGACACAGAGACTTGGCCTCAGACGTAAATCGGCTGACCTCATGACCGCTGTCAATCGGACTCTGGCTCCTCAGGACGACCCATCAGTATCCTACTTCAACCTCTACAAGGGCATGGTCCCAGCCAACCAATCGAAGGTCAAGTGCGATGAGCGCCTGGAGAAACTCAACGAACTCTACAATCTCTGCAAAATCCTGTTTGATTTCATCGGACCCCAAGAGTACGGCATCACAGACTCCGAAAAGCTCGAGATCGGCCTATTGACATCCCTACCACTTCTCAAAGAGATCGTAAAAGACCTCGAAGAAGTCCAGGCGAGCGATGACGCTAAGAGCTTCATCTACTTCACTAAAGAGAGTCACATCTACACCCTTCTAAACTGTATCCTCGAAGGCGGGGTCCAGACCAAGATTGCCCGCAACGCAATTCCAGAACTGGACTACCTCTCACAGATCTGCTTCGAACTATACGAATCCGAGAACTCACCACACGACATCGACCCCGAGAACCCAGACTCGAACTTCAACTACTCCATCCGCATCACCATCTCACCGGGATGCCATACGTTCGACCCTCTCGACGTGCAGCTTGATAGCAAACACTGTATCGGCTGTGCACCGCGGCGATCACTGACCACGCACGGAGAGTGGAAGGAAGTGCTCGAGACTTTGCGGGCGAAGTTCCATACTGTTAAGTTGCCGAGGAGCTTTACAGCTGTCAATCTGAGCGAGAAGCATCCGCAAGAGTTTGTGGCGGATCCGCAGGAGGGTGCCATGGCGGAGCCAGAGCTGGGAGAGGCTATTGAGAGGGTGAGGATCGAGGCGAAAGGTAATGCGCCGATTGCACCTGCGCACTGA